A single Parachlamydiales bacterium DNA region contains:
- a CDS encoding alkylphosphonate utilization protein yields MGVKDSNGAELSNGDSVTVIKDLKVKGASMTIKRGTLYKDIRLTDDEEEIECGKGRNTLVLKTCFLKKA; encoded by the coding sequence ATGGGTGTTAAAGATAGTAATGGCGCAGAACTTAGTAACGGCGACAGTGTCACCGTAATTAAAGACCTGAAGGTTAAAGGCGCCTCCATGACAATCAAAAGAGGTACCCTCTACAAGGATATTCGCCTAACGGATGACGAAGAAGAGATCGAATGCGGCAAAGGCAGAAATACCCTAGTACTAAAAACCTGCTTCCTAAAAAAAGCTTAA
- a CDS encoding SAP domain-containing protein, with the protein MKNEKEHLYEYDFGAAPPILSLELSPEVFKKHYYDKKTLMQFCRKHKISTTGLKKELSDRIEHFLRTGQIPVGDHPKKLSSLRDSLLGLTLERRVVNYKSDLVTREFFIKHIPAFTGFSAYVQKWLKERLANCEVFTYGDVIEEHKRFQKEQLESKLLGKPRKVVHASCEYNQFLIDYSQDNELKPHSSIKAWKLVRNSAGAKTYTRYKAMWRKN; encoded by the coding sequence ATGAAAAACGAGAAAGAACATCTCTACGAATATGATTTTGGGGCTGCTCCCCCTATTTTATCTCTAGAATTATCTCCTGAAGTCTTTAAGAAACACTACTATGATAAAAAAACGTTGATGCAATTTTGTCGCAAACACAAAATTTCTACCACAGGTCTTAAGAAAGAATTAAGTGATCGCATAGAACATTTTCTTCGAACTGGCCAAATTCCTGTAGGAGATCATCCCAAGAAGCTAAGCTCTTTGCGGGATAGCCTTTTAGGACTGACATTAGAGAGGAGAGTTGTAAATTACAAAAGTGATCTAGTGACAAGAGAGTTTTTCATTAAGCATATACCTGCGTTTACAGGGTTTAGTGCCTATGTTCAAAAATGGCTAAAAGAGCGCTTGGCAAACTGTGAAGTGTTTACCTACGGAGACGTAATAGAAGAACATAAGCGATTTCAAAAAGAACAATTAGAATCGAAACTCCTTGGAAAGCCCAGAAAGGTAGTCCACGCTTCTTGTGAATACAATCAATTCCTAATAGATTATTCCCAAGATAACGAACTAAAGCCCCACAGTTCTATTAAGGCATGGAAATTAGTGAGGAACTCTGCCGGAGCAAAGACTTATACACGTTACAAGGCTATGTGGAGGAAAAACTAA
- a CDS encoding non-canonical purine NTP pyrophosphatase, producing MESSSWKLNTSNPGKFEEFKRLFAKYGSVLETSHIDLKEIEADLIEVVAHKASQLGENVIVEDTSLDVEDASIGINVRWLLDHLSEYAGRKAKWTALLGYRQGDQIYIYRGIVSGTIVLPKGVAGFGFDPVFLPEGATYTLAESKPDQVNARAKAVEALMKSDVWSIHPIIENWEGPWQVGE from the coding sequence ATGGAATCCTCATCTTGGAAATTAAACACAAGTAATCCCGGTAAATTTGAAGAATTCAAACGTCTCTTTGCTAAATATGGAAGTGTTCTTGAAACATCACATATTGATTTGAAGGAAATTGAAGCAGATCTCATCGAGGTAGTTGCCCATAAGGCGAGTCAGCTTGGTGAAAATGTCATAGTAGAAGATACTTCTCTTGATGTTGAGGATGCCTCTATTGGGATCAATGTTCGATGGCTATTAGACCATTTAAGTGAATATGCAGGTCGTAAAGCTAAGTGGACAGCATTATTGGGATATCGTCAGGGGGATCAGATTTATATCTATAGAGGAATTGTTTCAGGCACGATTGTTCTCCCTAAAGGAGTTGCAGGCTTTGGATTTGATCCGGTTTTCTTACCTGAGGGGGCTACATATACATTAGCAGAGTCTAAACCTGATCAGGTGAATGCAAGGGCAAAAGCAGTGGAAGCACTGATGAAAAGCGACGTTTGGTCTATCCATCCCATCATTGAAAACTGGGAAGGCCCCTGGCAAGTAGGTGAATGA
- a CDS encoding glycosyltransferase family 25 protein — protein MGMVSCTEKELNPKLGNVLSAVGCGVFIINLDRRNDRWDQITKHLYELSLLSFQRVSAVDGLTESKKLAKRVLRQENENSPSDVPTRRQRGVLGCLKSHLKALKLASKFFDEINMALILEDDCFFIEGASRVLEKSLDELPSKWQFLMLGAVYGSAPGFIPNRNYLMRVYNATAAHAYMVNKESCQLLIQRIEALLDSKTILPIDECFIEYQPLENWYATHPLIAGQRSDNFSDIDGIVRFHTDACFKLGVTINRKIWLWMKIRPLLPIEILGIVAKSISSIWRWTFGEGLR, from the coding sequence ATGGGTATGGTTAGTTGTACGGAAAAGGAATTAAATCCAAAATTAGGAAATGTACTTTCTGCTGTAGGCTGTGGAGTATTTATCATTAACTTGGATCGTAGGAACGATCGATGGGATCAGATCACTAAACATTTATACGAGTTGAGTTTATTAAGCTTCCAGCGTGTATCTGCTGTGGATGGTTTAACAGAATCGAAAAAGTTAGCAAAAAGAGTGTTACGGCAAGAAAATGAAAACTCCCCTAGCGATGTACCGACAAGGCGTCAAAGGGGAGTGCTAGGCTGCCTTAAAAGCCATTTAAAAGCATTGAAGCTGGCGTCTAAATTTTTTGACGAAATCAATATGGCATTGATTTTAGAAGATGATTGTTTCTTTATTGAAGGTGCTTCAAGAGTTTTAGAAAAGAGTTTAGATGAGTTGCCTTCTAAATGGCAGTTTCTAATGTTGGGAGCTGTGTATGGATCAGCTCCGGGCTTTATTCCAAATAGAAATTATTTAATGCGTGTCTATAATGCAACCGCGGCGCATGCCTATATGGTAAATAAGGAATCTTGCCAATTACTCATACAGCGTATTGAAGCTTTGTTAGATTCAAAAACGATCCTCCCTATAGATGAGTGCTTTATCGAGTATCAACCCCTAGAAAATTGGTATGCGACTCATCCCCTGATTGCAGGACAACGTTCAGATAATTTTAGTGATATCGATGGCATTGTCAGATTTCATACTGATGCTTGCTTTAAGTTAGGAGTGACCATTAACAGGAAAATTTGGTTATGGATGAAAATCCGACCTCTTCTACCCATAGAAATACTTGGAATAGTTGCGAAGAGTATTTCATCTATTTGGAGATGGACCTTTGGTGAAGGCTTAAGATAG